Proteins co-encoded in one Azospirillum brasilense genomic window:
- a CDS encoding MarR family winged helix-turn-helix transcriptional regulator → MALRTEMAGNGSADGREGCDVTLCTVPAESIHSRIRRVHQRATAMLSDALTNFNLTAPQWAALAALHQHGPMSQIDLGRSIAMDPATMQGVVVRLIARGYLLRNPDSLDRRRNLVSLADSGRRVVETAGPAIARAEAELTGRLSADERSRLAELLARLCV, encoded by the coding sequence ATGGCTCTCCGGACCGAAATGGCCGGCAACGGTTCCGCCGACGGAAGGGAAGGCTGCGACGTCACCCTTTGCACCGTGCCCGCCGAATCCATTCACAGTCGCATCCGGCGCGTTCACCAGCGCGCCACGGCCATGCTGAGCGATGCGTTGACCAACTTCAACCTGACGGCGCCGCAGTGGGCGGCGTTGGCCGCGCTTCACCAGCACGGGCCGATGTCGCAGATCGACCTGGGCCGCAGCATCGCGATGGACCCCGCCACCATGCAGGGGGTGGTGGTGCGGCTGATCGCCCGCGGTTATCTCCTGCGCAACCCCGACAGCCTGGACCGCCGCCGCAACCTCGTCAGCCTGGCCGACAGCGGGCGGCGGGTGGTCGAGACGGCAGGGCCGGCCATCGCGCGGGCGGAGGCCGAACTGACCGGGCGCCTGTCCGCGGATGAACGGAGCCGGCTGGCCGAACTGCTGGCACGGCTGTGCGTGTGA
- a CDS encoding L,D-transpeptidase family protein translates to MLTTIRTCARPALGARVAACLLAGLLALPAQAAPSTASGTSTGRDVVGTWIARIDQRAAELEAMPRVQQTRVGYGSVLKKGDGGMVDVVAPGPMRPSDVPEGTAPAAGTVPTVVVTPPAEPIPQADPSATPGNALGGTATPGTVVEVLPPPPALTIQVRARTADRVGRLSTRLIELGFLNQEQWTETFDDNLETAVRAFQLSEGLMQDGKVGEVTRQALDRTPKEAAKLMRGATASMRAFQASVPDTVILVNLPSQTVSYIERGKLNFTMRAVVGRPSRQTPLLQDRVTSVTINPTWTVPPTVLVEDKLPVLRKKGNTGIKDAVVYLDGVEVVPESINWWQVTPERIRIVQKPGDDNALGRFRFNLTNGDGIFLHGTNDPRLFERDLRAASSGCVRLADARMVAETLLRPAKLDSAAIERQLDSGKTKTISLPNAVPVRFVYWTSTVEADGTVRVHPGIYDDVPTSSSAPSASQAPAAAGTVSAPRRVEPKPVRPTPAAAPQPAPAPAQSSSTTTPARAADTRNGAEAVRTAM, encoded by the coding sequence ATGCTGACGACCATTCGCACCTGCGCCCGGCCCGCCCTCGGAGCGAGGGTCGCCGCGTGCCTGCTGGCCGGGCTGCTCGCCCTGCCCGCGCAGGCCGCGCCGTCCACCGCTTCGGGCACCTCCACGGGCCGGGATGTCGTGGGAACCTGGATCGCGCGGATCGACCAGCGCGCCGCCGAACTGGAGGCCATGCCCCGCGTGCAGCAAACGCGCGTCGGTTATGGCTCCGTCCTGAAGAAGGGCGACGGCGGCATGGTCGATGTGGTGGCGCCCGGCCCCATGCGCCCGTCCGACGTGCCGGAGGGCACCGCCCCCGCCGCCGGAACGGTGCCGACGGTCGTCGTGACTCCCCCCGCCGAACCGATCCCGCAGGCCGACCCGTCGGCGACGCCCGGCAACGCGCTCGGCGGGACGGCGACGCCCGGAACGGTGGTGGAGGTGCTGCCCCCGCCCCCGGCCCTGACCATCCAGGTGCGGGCGCGCACCGCCGACCGCGTCGGCCGCCTGTCCACCCGGCTGATCGAGCTGGGCTTCCTGAACCAGGAGCAGTGGACGGAGACCTTTGACGACAACCTTGAGACCGCCGTCCGCGCCTTCCAGCTCTCCGAAGGGCTGATGCAGGACGGCAAGGTCGGCGAGGTCACGCGCCAGGCGCTCGACCGCACGCCCAAGGAGGCCGCCAAGCTGATGCGCGGCGCCACCGCGTCGATGCGCGCCTTCCAGGCGTCGGTTCCGGACACGGTGATCCTGGTCAACCTGCCCAGCCAGACCGTGTCCTACATCGAGCGCGGCAAGCTGAACTTCACCATGCGCGCCGTGGTCGGCCGCCCGTCGCGCCAGACCCCGCTGCTCCAGGACCGCGTCACCAGCGTGACGATCAACCCGACCTGGACCGTGCCGCCGACCGTTCTGGTCGAGGACAAGCTGCCGGTGCTGCGCAAGAAGGGGAACACCGGCATCAAGGACGCCGTCGTCTATCTGGACGGGGTCGAGGTGGTGCCGGAAAGCATCAACTGGTGGCAGGTCACGCCGGAGCGCATCCGCATCGTCCAGAAGCCCGGCGACGACAACGCCCTCGGCCGCTTCCGCTTCAACCTGACCAACGGCGACGGCATCTTCCTGCACGGCACCAACGACCCGCGGCTGTTCGAGCGCGACCTGCGCGCCGCCAGCTCCGGCTGCGTGCGGCTGGCCGACGCCCGGATGGTGGCGGAAACCCTGCTGCGCCCCGCCAAGCTCGACTCCGCGGCGATCGAGCGGCAGCTGGACAGCGGCAAGACCAAGACGATCTCCCTGCCCAACGCCGTGCCGGTCCGCTTCGTCTACTGGACCTCCACGGTGGAGGCGGACGGCACCGTGCGGGTGCATCCGGGCATCTACGACGACGTGCCGACCAGCTCCTCCGCTCCGTCGGCCAGCCAGGCGCCCGCCGCCGCCGGCACCGTCTCGGCCCCGCGCCGGGTGGAGCCGAAGCCCGTCCGTCCGACCCCGGCTGCCGCCCCGCAGCCGGCCCCGGCGCCCGCCCAGTCCTCCTCCACGACCACCCCGGCCCGCGCCGCCGACACGCGCAACGGGGCCGAGGCCGTCCGCACGGCGATGTGA
- a CDS encoding D-alanyl-D-alanine carboxypeptidase family protein, with translation MPRSPYGFVLPLLLSLAVATPVAVNPADALAKAAQETVHKQAPKPTAKTAAKAAPQKAAASKTAAKPAAVRTVHKAAVHKSATHKAAVRKAAAHRTGKARRAGRVAAGAAAGTVAGAAVFRPVHAYVLMDAQSGRVLDSENADTLTYPASLTKMMTLLLTFEALERGTLRLDQELPVSRHATNQKPSRLNLAVGSTIRVEDAILALTVKSANDVAVVLAEALGGSEEQFAEMMTAKAQALGMTSTTFRNASGLPHKEQRTTARDMARLSRAIVSRPAREYAYFSRTRFDWNGTVVPGHNRLLGRVEGYDGIKTGFINLSGFNLAGSASRNGQRLVAVVLGGTTAASRDREVAELLEQGFGSAPPKQTVAVTDVKAVR, from the coding sequence ATGCCGCGTTCGCCGTACGGTTTCGTCCTGCCGCTGCTTCTGTCCCTGGCCGTCGCCACGCCTGTCGCCGTCAACCCTGCGGACGCCCTCGCCAAGGCGGCCCAGGAGACGGTGCACAAGCAGGCGCCCAAGCCCACCGCCAAGACGGCCGCCAAGGCTGCGCCCCAGAAGGCCGCAGCGTCCAAGACGGCGGCGAAGCCCGCCGCCGTGCGGACCGTGCACAAGGCCGCCGTCCACAAGTCGGCCACCCACAAGGCCGCCGTCCGCAAGGCCGCCGCGCACCGCACGGGCAAGGCGCGCCGCGCCGGACGCGTCGCCGCCGGGGCCGCCGCCGGCACCGTGGCGGGTGCCGCCGTCTTCCGCCCGGTCCACGCCTATGTGCTGATGGACGCGCAGTCGGGCCGCGTGCTCGATTCGGAGAACGCCGACACGCTGACCTACCCGGCGTCGCTGACCAAGATGATGACCCTGCTCCTGACCTTCGAGGCGCTGGAGCGGGGCACGCTGCGGCTGGACCAGGAACTGCCGGTGTCGCGCCACGCCACCAACCAGAAGCCGTCGCGCCTGAACCTCGCCGTCGGCTCGACCATCCGGGTGGAGGACGCGATCCTCGCCCTGACCGTGAAGTCGGCCAACGACGTCGCCGTCGTGCTCGCCGAAGCGCTGGGCGGCAGCGAGGAGCAGTTCGCCGAGATGATGACCGCGAAGGCGCAGGCGCTGGGCATGACCAGCACCACCTTCCGCAACGCCTCCGGCCTGCCGCACAAGGAGCAGCGCACCACCGCCCGCGACATGGCCCGCCTGTCGCGCGCCATCGTGTCCCGCCCGGCGCGGGAATACGCCTACTTCTCGCGCACGCGCTTCGACTGGAACGGCACGGTGGTCCCCGGCCACAACCGGCTGCTCGGCCGGGTCGAAGGCTACGACGGCATCAAGACGGGCTTCATCAACCTCAGCGGCTTCAACCTCGCCGGCAGCGCCAGCCGCAACGGCCAGCGTCTGGTCGCCGTCGTGCTGGGCGGCACCACCGCCGCCTCCCGCGACCGCGAGGTCGCCGAACTGCTGGAGCAGGGCTTCGGTTCCGCGCCGCCCAAGCAGACGGTGGCCGTCACCGACGTGAAGGCCGTCCGCTAA
- a CDS encoding SelT/SelW/SelH family protein encodes MTSEAPDRPTLQIEYCRQCRWMLRAAWMAQELLTTFEEELGGVTLMPGTGGIFEVRHGAAVVWSRKEEGRFPDITELKQRVRDHIAPDKPLGHADRKRPADP; translated from the coding sequence GTGACCAGCGAAGCCCCCGACCGGCCCACCCTTCAGATCGAGTATTGCCGCCAGTGCCGCTGGATGCTGCGCGCCGCCTGGATGGCGCAGGAGCTTCTGACCACCTTCGAGGAGGAACTGGGCGGCGTCACGCTGATGCCCGGCACGGGGGGCATCTTCGAGGTGCGGCACGGCGCGGCGGTGGTCTGGTCGCGCAAGGAGGAGGGCCGCTTCCCCGACATCACCGAACTGAAGCAACGGGTGCGCGACCACATCGCCCCGGACAAACCCCTGGGCCACGCCGACCGCAAGCGGCCGGCGGACCCGTGA
- a CDS encoding ABC transporter substrate-binding protein, translating to MKAKRTHLAAAFAAIRTTIAAAAGALLLALPAQAAAQTTTGKPAGKLVVYTSQLEADAKQTVDAFKAKNPGVEVEWVRSGTTELMNKLRAEIAAGSPQADLLLIADAVTMESLKAEKRLLAYKDAPVQGYRPGTHDPDGTWFATKLITTGIAYNTAAPMKPSSWLDLLKPEAKGTTVMPSPLYSGAAAIHMAAVKEQPDLGMAFYEKLQANGATAAKGNGGILKSVASGEKLYGVIVDYLPIREQAKGAPVAFVFPKEGVSAVTEPVAILNTSKNPDAAKAFIAFLLSKEGQELASRQGFLPALPGVAPPAGFPDTSFISLMPYDPAKALKDDEANKKDFADLFGG from the coding sequence ATGAAGGCCAAGCGCACACACCTCGCCGCGGCGTTCGCGGCCATCAGGACGACCATCGCCGCCGCCGCCGGCGCGCTTCTGCTGGCCTTGCCCGCCCAGGCCGCCGCCCAGACCACCACCGGCAAGCCGGCCGGCAAGCTGGTGGTGTACACCTCGCAGCTCGAAGCCGACGCGAAGCAGACGGTGGACGCCTTCAAGGCGAAGAACCCCGGCGTCGAGGTCGAATGGGTCCGCAGCGGCACGACCGAGCTGATGAACAAGCTGCGCGCCGAGATCGCCGCGGGCAGCCCGCAGGCCGACCTGCTGCTGATCGCCGACGCCGTGACCATGGAGTCGCTGAAGGCGGAAAAGCGGCTGCTGGCCTACAAGGACGCGCCGGTCCAGGGCTACCGCCCCGGCACCCACGATCCGGACGGCACTTGGTTCGCCACCAAGCTGATCACCACCGGCATCGCCTACAACACGGCGGCGCCGATGAAACCCTCCTCCTGGCTCGACCTGCTGAAGCCGGAGGCCAAGGGCACCACCGTGATGCCCAGCCCCCTCTATTCCGGCGCCGCCGCCATCCACATGGCGGCCGTGAAGGAGCAGCCGGACCTTGGCATGGCCTTCTACGAGAAGCTCCAGGCCAACGGCGCCACCGCGGCCAAGGGCAACGGCGGCATCCTGAAGTCGGTGGCCAGCGGCGAGAAGCTGTACGGCGTCATCGTCGATTACCTGCCGATCCGCGAGCAGGCCAAGGGCGCCCCCGTCGCCTTCGTCTTCCCCAAGGAGGGCGTCAGCGCGGTGACCGAGCCGGTCGCCATCCTGAACACCAGCAAGAATCCCGACGCTGCCAAGGCCTTCATCGCCTTCCTTCTGAGCAAGGAGGGGCAGGAGCTGGCCTCCCGCCAGGGCTTCCTGCCGGCGCTGCCGGGGGTGGCGCCGCCGGCCGGCTTCCCGGACACCTCCTTCATTTCGCTGATGCCCTATGACCCGGCCAAGGCGCTGAAGGACGACGAGGCCAACAAGAAGGACTTCGCCGACCTGTTCGGCGGCTAA
- a CDS encoding ABC transporter permease has protein sequence MSLATFSDRRPFHAAGRFSVSGAPLLFALAGLIVLLPILRLVWEVAGPMAAGDLTAMTRVLTSKMTWRATGNSVAIAAGATVVAAALGVPFALLCGMTDLRGKTALAFCLILPLMIPPQIVALSWIHLAGSGSPLLKPLGLAPAPGTPNPVYSSAGMILVMGIEHAPLVFLALRAALRAVPRDLVEAAQAAGARRGRVLRTIVLPLSLPGLAAGLALSFVAALGNFGVPALLGIPAGIPVLPTLIYRRLAGFGPSVLPEVAVLAVLIGAIACVGIAAQMVLQARVDARVIGGSAPAAVLRLGRARRPLEILCWAVVALILAAPLAALASTSLIRVYGLPLGPETATLGHYATVLGLDQVGRAFTNSFVLSAAAALLLTLLAIPLAHAMAGPGKGGRLVRAVGVLIELPHAVPGVVLAIGCILVFLKPLPLLGVSLYGTLGIILAAYLARFLSLALRPAQAACAALDPAMEEAARACGAGPLRRLRTIVAPLVAPAAAAGGVLVFLTAFNELTVSILLWSQGRETLGVVVYALEEGGSPTLAAALSVVTIAVVVAVLLAVGWLGRRLPAGIIPWRG, from the coding sequence ATGAGTCTTGCCACTTTCAGCGACCGGCGGCCTTTCCACGCCGCCGGTCGTTTTTCCGTTTCCGGGGCGCCGCTGCTGTTCGCGCTGGCCGGGCTGATCGTCCTGCTGCCGATCCTGCGGCTGGTGTGGGAGGTCGCCGGGCCGATGGCGGCGGGCGACCTGACGGCGATGACCCGCGTCCTGACGTCCAAGATGACGTGGCGCGCCACCGGGAACAGCGTCGCCATCGCGGCGGGGGCCACGGTCGTGGCGGCGGCGCTCGGCGTGCCCTTCGCGCTGCTTTGCGGCATGACCGACCTGAGGGGCAAGACGGCGCTGGCCTTCTGCCTGATTCTGCCGCTGATGATCCCGCCACAGATCGTGGCCTTGTCCTGGATCCACCTCGCCGGGTCGGGAAGCCCGCTGCTGAAGCCGCTGGGCCTCGCCCCGGCGCCGGGCACGCCGAACCCGGTCTATTCCTCCGCCGGGATGATCCTGGTGATGGGGATCGAGCACGCGCCGCTGGTCTTCCTGGCCCTGCGCGCCGCCTTGCGTGCCGTGCCGCGCGATCTGGTCGAGGCGGCGCAGGCGGCGGGCGCCCGGCGCGGGCGGGTGCTGCGCACCATCGTCCTGCCGCTCAGCCTGCCGGGGCTGGCCGCCGGGCTGGCCCTGTCCTTCGTCGCCGCGCTGGGCAATTTCGGGGTTCCGGCGCTGCTCGGCATTCCGGCGGGGATTCCGGTGCTGCCGACCCTGATCTACCGGCGGCTGGCCGGCTTCGGCCCGTCCGTCCTGCCGGAGGTCGCGGTGCTGGCCGTGCTGATCGGCGCCATCGCCTGCGTCGGCATCGCCGCGCAGATGGTGCTCCAGGCGCGGGTGGACGCGCGGGTGATCGGCGGCTCGGCGCCCGCGGCGGTTCTGCGGCTGGGCCGGGCGCGGCGCCCGCTGGAAATCCTCTGCTGGGCCGTGGTGGCGCTGATCCTAGCGGCGCCGCTGGCGGCGCTGGCCTCGACCAGCCTGATCCGCGTCTACGGCCTGCCGCTGGGGCCGGAGACGGCGACGCTGGGCCATTACGCGACGGTGCTGGGGCTCGATCAGGTGGGCCGGGCCTTCACCAACTCCTTCGTGCTGTCGGCGGCGGCGGCGCTGCTGCTGACCCTGCTGGCGATCCCGCTGGCCCACGCCATGGCCGGTCCTGGGAAGGGCGGGCGGCTGGTCCGCGCCGTCGGCGTGCTGATCGAGCTGCCGCACGCGGTGCCCGGCGTGGTGCTGGCCATCGGCTGCATCCTGGTCTTCCTGAAGCCGCTGCCGCTGCTGGGTGTCAGCCTCTACGGCACGCTGGGGATCATCCTGGCGGCCTATCTGGCGCGCTTCCTGTCGCTGGCCCTGCGCCCGGCCCAGGCCGCCTGCGCCGCGCTGGACCCGGCGATGGAGGAAGCGGCGCGCGCCTGCGGCGCCGGGCCGCTGCGCCGCCTGCGCACCATCGTGGCACCGCTGGTGGCGCCCGCGGCGGCGGCGGGCGGAGTGCTGGTGTTCCTGACCGCCTTCAACGAGCTGACCGTGTCGATCCTGCTGTGGTCGCAGGGACGGGAGACGCTGGGCGTCGTCGTCTACGCGCTGGAGGAGGGCGGCAGCCCGACGCTGGCCGCCGCGCTCAGCGTGGTGACGATTGCCGTGGTCGTGGCGGTGCTGCTGGCGGTCGGCTGGCTGGGGCGGCGGCTGCCGGCGGGGATCATTCCCTGGCGGGGGTGA
- a CDS encoding ABC transporter ATP-binding protein, translating into MTTQTPALLIDDASRHYAGTPAPAVDGVTIDVAAGEFLALLGPSGCGKSTLLRMVAGFERLDGGRITVGGRTLSGPATHVPPEERRIGLVFQSYALWPHMTVAGNVAYPLETARVPRAEREQRVRAALDTVGLSGFDARHPAELSGGQRQRVALARCLVMSPELVLLDEPLANLDVHLRAAMEEEFADFHAKTGATMVYVTHDQAEAMALATRIAVLDRGRLAQVAAPRTLYREPATRMVAGFVGQGAVVDGVVTGPVADGRARVRLFGAEALVRCRADQPEGPALVCLRPEDLEPAADGPITATVVRAAYKGGFVLVEAEPQAAPGVRLLLRVSGDAQVAPGEALRLAVRDGWVVPEGA; encoded by the coding sequence ATGACCACTCAGACGCCCGCTCTCCTGATCGACGACGCCTCCCGCCATTATGCCGGGACGCCCGCGCCCGCGGTGGACGGCGTGACCATCGATGTGGCGGCGGGGGAGTTCCTCGCCCTGCTCGGCCCGTCGGGCTGCGGGAAAAGCACGCTGCTGCGCATGGTCGCCGGCTTCGAGCGGCTGGACGGCGGGCGCATCACGGTCGGCGGGCGCACCCTGTCCGGCCCCGCCACCCACGTCCCGCCGGAGGAGCGGCGGATCGGCCTCGTCTTCCAGTCCTACGCGCTGTGGCCGCACATGACGGTGGCCGGCAACGTCGCTTATCCTCTGGAGACCGCCCGCGTTCCCCGCGCGGAGCGGGAGCAGCGGGTGCGCGCCGCGCTCGACACGGTGGGGCTTTCGGGCTTCGACGCGCGCCACCCCGCCGAGCTGTCCGGCGGCCAGCGCCAGCGCGTGGCCCTGGCCCGCTGCCTCGTGATGAGCCCGGAGCTGGTGCTGCTGGACGAGCCGCTCGCCAACCTCGACGTCCATCTGCGCGCGGCGATGGAGGAGGAGTTCGCCGACTTCCACGCCAAGACCGGCGCCACCATGGTCTACGTCACCCACGATCAGGCCGAGGCCATGGCGCTGGCGACGCGCATCGCTGTGCTCGACCGCGGGCGGCTGGCCCAGGTGGCGGCACCCCGCACGCTCTACCGGGAACCGGCGACGCGCATGGTCGCCGGCTTCGTCGGCCAGGGCGCGGTGGTGGACGGCGTGGTGACGGGTCCGGTCGCGGACGGCCGGGCGCGGGTGCGCCTGTTCGGAGCGGAGGCGCTGGTCCGTTGCCGCGCCGACCAGCCGGAGGGGCCGGCGCTGGTCTGCCTGCGGCCCGAGGATCTGGAGCCGGCGGCGGACGGCCCCATCACCGCGACCGTGGTGCGCGCCGCCTACAAGGGCGGCTTCGTCCTGGTGGAGGCCGAACCGCAGGCCGCGCCGGGGGTGCGCCTGCTGCTGCGGGTGTCCGGCGACGCGCAGGTCGCGCCGGGGGAGGCGCTGCGCCTCGCTGTTCGCGACGGATGGGTGGTGCCGGAGGGGGCGTGA
- a CDS encoding MBL fold metallo-hydrolase — protein MSSDAAMTGAMTGGGRKVRLRALSGLGNKGPACFLAMVGGARLLLDLGEGPDAGRLPPLSGAGRVDAILVTHTHGDHAGALGLRHRVGSPPVYATPLAARLLPPTVSALPLPVRGTVEIQGVPVTTGRSGHAPGGVWIHLGTEDGGILYMGDHSDESALFPFDPPPPARRVILDASYGLDDTPQAERLAALEPFLHAGGALFPVAADGRGPEMALWALDHGVVPAIDDAHRAAIAHLLAEADTALRPGAEERLRRLLDRAKAPGDPRDVTFAAGPNATSGTAAELVERWAGLGGAESSGPEIVFTGYLAEGTPSRTLVDAGRARYLRWNVHPTLRQLTALVAATGAERVLPAFGDIRHKEGWRAAFAPATLEGLDGPEG, from the coding sequence ATGTCAAGTGACGCTGCTATGACGGGGGCGATGACGGGGGGTGGACGGAAGGTCCGGCTGCGCGCCCTGTCGGGTCTGGGCAACAAGGGGCCGGCCTGCTTCCTGGCGATGGTCGGCGGGGCGCGGCTGCTGCTCGACCTCGGCGAAGGGCCAGACGCCGGGCGCCTGCCGCCGCTGAGCGGGGCGGGGCGGGTGGACGCCATCCTGGTCACCCACACCCACGGCGACCATGCCGGCGCCCTGGGCCTGCGCCATCGGGTCGGCAGCCCGCCGGTCTACGCCACGCCGCTGGCCGCCCGCCTCCTGCCGCCGACCGTCTCGGCCCTGCCGCTGCCGGTCCGCGGAACGGTGGAGATCCAGGGCGTGCCGGTGACCACCGGGCGGTCCGGCCACGCGCCGGGCGGCGTGTGGATCCACCTGGGCACGGAGGACGGCGGGATTCTCTACATGGGCGACCATTCCGACGAATCGGCCCTGTTCCCCTTCGACCCGCCGCCCCCGGCGCGGCGGGTGATCCTCGACGCCTCCTACGGGCTGGACGACACCCCGCAGGCGGAGCGGCTGGCCGCGCTGGAGCCCTTCCTGCACGCGGGCGGCGCGCTGTTCCCGGTGGCGGCGGACGGGCGCGGGCCGGAGATGGCCCTGTGGGCGCTGGACCATGGCGTCGTCCCGGCCATCGACGACGCCCACCGCGCCGCCATCGCCCATCTGCTGGCGGAGGCCGACACCGCCCTGCGTCCCGGCGCGGAGGAGCGCCTGCGCCGGCTGCTCGACCGCGCCAAGGCGCCGGGCGATCCGCGCGACGTGACCTTCGCCGCCGGTCCCAACGCCACCAGCGGCACCGCCGCGGAGCTGGTGGAGCGCTGGGCCGGGCTGGGCGGGGCGGAGTCAAGTGGACCGGAGATCGTCTTCACCGGCTACCTTGCCGAGGGCACGCCGTCGCGGACCCTGGTCGACGCGGGGCGCGCGCGGTACCTGCGCTGGAACGTCCATCCGACGCTGCGCCAGTTGACGGCGCTGGTGGCCGCGACGGGGGCGGAGCGGGTTCTGCCCGCCTTCGGCGACATCCGACACAAGGAGGGTTGGCGGGCCGCCTTCGCCCCGGCCACTCTGGAGGGGCTGGACGGTCCGGAGGGCTGA
- a CDS encoding cation:proton antiporter, producing MGTFELLSLLLTLAALFSFASRGLLGLPATAGVFLLAFGFAFATAVVGTLVPAIDIRAWEERLVTSAHLPEALLEGVLAFLLFAGAVEQDSGTLWRRRWAVALLATLGVVVSTAVMGTGMWLVFDAMGQPVPLIWCLVLGAALAPTDPVAVLAVLRKAPLPEGLRTAIAGESLFNDGMGVVLFALLLGLATGTDTDVTVLGVAWDIVKEAGGGVLLGLATGSIAFWAKSRADDPAVELSVSLALAAATYSLAQRLGLSGPIAVVVAGLLIGNTAKHHVSSERTGFIMKAFWAMVDAILNAILFMLVGLEAALVLSWQAPVMVAAFLAPLLALVARLASVLPVVAIHLRSQRKAAATAILTWGGVRGGIAVALVLSLPGNPHRDLLLVACYAVVAFTIIVQSLTLGRLARRLFPDG from the coding sequence ATGGGCACCTTCGAGTTGCTGTCCCTCCTGCTGACCCTGGCGGCGCTGTTCAGCTTCGCCAGCCGCGGGCTGCTCGGCCTGCCGGCGACGGCGGGGGTGTTCCTGTTGGCCTTCGGCTTCGCCTTCGCGACGGCGGTGGTCGGGACGCTGGTGCCGGCCATCGACATCCGCGCCTGGGAGGAGCGTCTGGTGACCAGCGCCCACCTGCCCGAAGCGCTGCTGGAAGGGGTGCTGGCCTTCCTGCTGTTCGCCGGGGCGGTGGAGCAGGACAGCGGAACGCTGTGGCGGCGGCGCTGGGCGGTGGCGCTGCTGGCGACGCTGGGCGTCGTGGTCTCGACCGCCGTCATGGGCACCGGCATGTGGCTGGTCTTCGACGCCATGGGCCAGCCGGTGCCGCTGATCTGGTGTCTGGTGCTGGGGGCGGCGCTGGCACCGACCGACCCGGTGGCGGTGCTGGCCGTGCTGCGCAAGGCGCCGCTGCCGGAAGGGCTGCGCACCGCCATCGCTGGGGAGAGCCTGTTCAACGACGGCATGGGGGTGGTGCTGTTCGCCCTCCTGCTCGGGCTGGCCACCGGGACCGACACCGATGTGACGGTGCTGGGCGTCGCCTGGGACATCGTGAAGGAGGCTGGCGGCGGCGTCCTGCTGGGGCTGGCGACCGGCTCGATCGCCTTCTGGGCGAAGAGCCGGGCGGACGACCCGGCGGTGGAGCTGTCGGTCTCGCTGGCCCTGGCGGCGGCGACCTACAGCCTCGCCCAGCGGCTCGGCCTGTCCGGCCCCATCGCGGTCGTGGTGGCGGGGCTGCTGATCGGGAACACCGCCAAGCACCACGTCTCGTCGGAGCGGACGGGCTTCATCATGAAGGCCTTCTGGGCGATGGTCGACGCGATCCTGAACGCCATCCTGTTCATGCTCGTCGGGCTGGAGGCCGCGCTGGTGCTGTCCTGGCAGGCGCCGGTGATGGTCGCGGCCTTCCTGGCGCCTCTGCTGGCGCTGGTGGCCCGGCTGGCGAGCGTTCTGCCCGTGGTCGCCATCCATCTGCGCAGCCAGCGCAAGGCGGCGGCCACCGCCATTCTGACCTGGGGCGGGGTGCGCGGCGGCATCGCGGTGGCGCTGGTGCTGTCGCTGCCCGGCAACCCGCACCGCGACCTGCTGCTGGTCGCCTGCTACGCTGTGGTCGCCTTCACCATCATCGTGCAGAGCCTGACGCTCGGTCGGCTGGCCCGTCGCCTGTTCCCCGATGGCTGA